One window of Flavobacterium dauae genomic DNA carries:
- a CDS encoding PaaI family thioesterase — translation MDKIKILEICNKFTKNTLMETLHIEYIDVGEDFLTAKMPVNAKVHQPMGLLHGGASVALAESVGSAASMIFVDLQEYEVRGIEISSNHLKSKREGVVFATAQIIHKGNKLHLWEIKITDEDNQLISLCKLTNMILPKRK, via the coding sequence ATGGATAAAATCAAAATTTTAGAAATATGCAATAAGTTTACCAAAAATACTTTAATGGAAACTTTGCATATTGAATACATTGATGTTGGCGAAGATTTTTTAACAGCAAAAATGCCTGTTAATGCTAAAGTACATCAACCAATGGGCTTGTTGCATGGTGGGGCGTCGGTAGCGCTGGCAGAAAGTGTTGGAAGTGCTGCTTCAATGATTTTTGTTGATCTGCAAGAATACGAAGTTCGCGGTATTGAAATTTCCTCCAACCATCTAAAAAGTAAACGCGAAGGTGTTGTATTTGCTACGGCACAAATTATTCACAAAGGAAATAAGTTGCATTTATGGGAAATTAAAATTACAGACGAAGACAATCAATTAATATCTTTGTGTAAGTTAACAAATATGATTTTACCTAAGAGGAAATGA
- a CDS encoding DUF4197 domain-containing protein has protein sequence MKKMIIPIAIVSLVISSCTSAQLQQAASQLPQILETSGLGQTQIAAGLKEALQQGIDKQVVNLTKTNGFYNNSLVRIGLPSELQKVEKTLRDVGLGSLADEGIKSLNKAASNAVKEATPIFVDAITSMTISDATNILMGNKDAATQYLQKSTKTSLYKKFNPVIKSSFTKVGADKIWSNIITKYNAIPLVKKINPDLTDYVTQEALTGVYTMIEKEELNIRNNVSSRSTNLLKSVFAMQDKVNED, from the coding sequence ATGAAAAAAATGATCATTCCAATTGCAATTGTTTCATTAGTAATATCTAGTTGTACAAGTGCACAGTTACAGCAAGCTGCTAGCCAATTGCCACAAATTTTAGAAACATCCGGGTTAGGACAAACTCAAATTGCTGCCGGTTTAAAAGAAGCTTTACAGCAAGGGATTGACAAGCAGGTTGTAAACCTTACAAAAACCAATGGTTTTTACAACAACTCTTTAGTCAGAATTGGTTTACCAAGTGAATTACAAAAAGTAGAAAAAACCTTACGTGATGTTGGCTTGGGAAGTTTGGCAGACGAAGGTATTAAATCGCTTAACAAAGCTGCAAGTAACGCTGTGAAAGAAGCTACCCCTATTTTTGTTGATGCTATTACAAGTATGACCATTTCTGATGCTACAAATATTTTAATGGGCAATAAAGATGCTGCAACACAATATTTACAAAAATCGACCAAAACGTCTTTGTACAAAAAGTTTAATCCTGTCATTAAATCGTCGTTTACAAAAGTGGGTGCCGATAAAATTTGGAGCAATATTATTACAAAATACAACGCTATACCGCTTGTTAAAAAGATCAACCCCGATTTAACTGATTATGTTACTCAAGAAGCTTTAACAGGCGTTTATACTATGATTGAAAAAGAAGAACTCAACATTAGAAATAATGTTTCTTCACGATCAACAAATTTATTAAAATCGGTTTTTGCAATGCAGGATAAGGTAAACGAGGATTAA
- a CDS encoding isochorismate synthase — MNNLIKKGLSVKLPFVIYRKPNEINRFGWFQKENHLNKVFELTKSCFVFAPFSNEDKVVFYPDECQLVQDNQDFDIDFAEDEKSLENSKVDKSFHIQLVSKGIEAIKNGSIEKVVLSRKEEVSINENNYEIYFKRFLKKYPTAFVYWFYHPKVGMWMGATPEQLVKIENNKVHTVALAGTMVDPGFDLKNVVWGKKEINEQQIVTNFIVDALQPFIENVQKTVPYTFKAGSLIHIKTDIQADLSNKENSFKIVAALHPTPALCGFPKKAAYNFIVENEGYNREFYGGFLGEWKFNNLDYSDNSNLFVNLRCMKIEKSKAYLFLGGGVNKDSNPESEYAETVNKSKTVKSIL, encoded by the coding sequence ATGAATAATTTAATAAAAAAAGGACTGTCTGTAAAACTTCCATTTGTTATTTACCGAAAGCCAAACGAAATAAATAGATTTGGTTGGTTTCAAAAAGAAAATCATTTAAATAAGGTTTTTGAATTAACAAAGAGTTGTTTTGTTTTCGCTCCATTTTCAAACGAAGACAAAGTCGTTTTTTATCCCGATGAATGTCAGTTGGTTCAAGACAATCAAGATTTCGACATTGATTTCGCTGAAGATGAAAAATCCCTGGAAAATTCAAAAGTAGATAAATCTTTTCATATTCAATTGGTATCAAAAGGAATCGAAGCTATCAAAAATGGATCAATCGAAAAAGTTGTTCTTTCAAGAAAAGAAGAGGTTTCAATCAATGAAAATAATTACGAAATTTACTTTAAGCGTTTTCTTAAAAAATATCCCACCGCCTTTGTATATTGGTTTTATCATCCAAAAGTTGGTATGTGGATGGGTGCTACGCCAGAACAATTAGTAAAAATCGAAAATAATAAAGTACACACTGTTGCTTTGGCAGGCACAATGGTTGATCCTGGTTTTGATTTAAAAAATGTTGTTTGGGGCAAAAAAGAAATTAACGAACAACAAATTGTAACTAATTTTATTGTTGACGCTTTGCAGCCTTTTATAGAAAACGTGCAAAAAACCGTTCCTTATACTTTTAAAGCAGGATCTTTAATTCATATAAAAACCGATATTCAGGCAGATTTATCAAACAAAGAAAATAGCTTTAAAATTGTAGCAGCCCTGCATCCAACTCCTGCATTATGTGGTTTTCCTAAAAAAGCTGCGTATAATTTTATTGTGGAAAATGAAGGTTATAACAGAGAGTTTTACGGCGGATTTTTGGGCGAATGGAAATTTAATAACCTAGATTATTCCGATAACAGTAATCTGTTTGTAAATTTGCGTTGTATGAAGATTGAAAAATCTAAAGCGTATTTGTTTTTGGGTGGCGGAGTGAATAAAGACAGCAATCCGGAAAGCGAATATGCCGAAACAGTGAATAAAAGCAAAACCGTTAAAAGCATTTTATGA
- a CDS encoding glutathione peroxidase codes for MKTTTMKTILLSISSLFMFACFGGKKVYTVDETTKNKITDMENNKTIYDFKVETITGETFDLSSLKGKKVLIVNTASKCGLTPQFEQLEALYQKYKDQNFVIIGFPTNDFMSQDPGSNEEIAEFCKLNYGVTFPMMAKIVVKGKEKHPLYQYLTEKSQNQIDDFDIEWNFQKFLINENGTIDKVISPRVLPDAKEIVDWIEEK; via the coding sequence ATGAAAACAACAACAATGAAAACTATTTTACTATCAATAAGTTCGCTGTTTATGTTTGCCTGTTTTGGCGGCAAAAAAGTTTACACGGTAGATGAAACAACAAAAAACAAAATCACAGATATGGAAAATAATAAAACAATTTACGATTTTAAAGTAGAAACCATTACCGGCGAAACTTTTGATTTATCAAGTTTAAAAGGCAAAAAGGTTTTAATTGTAAACACAGCCTCTAAATGCGGATTAACTCCGCAATTTGAACAGTTAGAAGCCTTATATCAAAAATATAAAGATCAAAATTTTGTAATCATCGGATTTCCTACCAATGATTTTATGAGTCAGGATCCGGGAAGCAATGAAGAAATAGCCGAGTTTTGCAAATTAAATTACGGGGTTACTTTTCCAATGATGGCAAAAATTGTAGTAAAGGGAAAAGAAAAACATCCGTTATATCAATACTTAACAGAAAAATCACAAAACCAAATTGATGATTTTGACATTGAATGGAACTTTCAAAAATTCTTAATCAATGAAAACGGAACCATCGATAAAGTAATCAGTCCGCGGGTTTTACCAGATGCTAAAGAAATTGTAGATTGGATTGAAGAAAAATAA
- a CDS encoding pyridoxal phosphate-dependent aminotransferase — MPKISHKGLLMPESPIRKLVPFAETAKKKGNKVYHLNIGQPDIKTPEVALNAVKNADITVLEYSHSAGFDSYREKLAAYYQKQGLPVNKEDIIITTGGSEALIFAMGSTMDEGDEIIIPEPFYANYNGFSTQNGVKVVPVISGIETGFALPPIADFEKLITPKTKAILICNPGNPTGYMYSKEEIQQLAALVKKHDLFLIADEVYREFAYDGYKHFSVMNEESIAENAIMIDSVSKRFSMCGARIGCIVSKNKELMATAMKFAQARLSPPTYAQIASEAALDTPQSYFDDVISEYKDRRDTLVNALNAIDGVQVAMPKGAFYCIAKLPVANAEDFAKWLLEAYDLNGETVMVAPAAGFYSTPGVGLNEVRLAYVLNKEDLIKSAEIIKEALKVYNK, encoded by the coding sequence ATGCCTAAAATTTCACATAAAGGCTTACTTATGCCTGAATCACCAATACGTAAATTGGTACCTTTTGCTGAAACAGCAAAGAAAAAAGGGAATAAAGTGTATCATTTGAATATTGGTCAGCCCGATATTAAAACGCCCGAAGTAGCTTTAAACGCGGTTAAAAATGCCGATATTACGGTTTTAGAATACAGTCATTCTGCTGGATTTGATTCGTACCGCGAAAAATTGGCAGCATATTATCAAAAACAAGGATTGCCTGTTAATAAAGAAGATATTATTATTACAACCGGTGGATCTGAAGCTTTGATTTTTGCCATGGGATCTACAATGGATGAAGGAGATGAAATTATTATTCCGGAACCTTTTTATGCAAATTACAACGGATTTTCTACTCAGAACGGAGTAAAAGTTGTTCCGGTAATTTCTGGTATTGAAACAGGTTTTGCATTGCCACCTATTGCCGATTTTGAAAAATTAATCACACCAAAAACTAAAGCAATCTTAATTTGTAATCCGGGAAATCCAACGGGTTATATGTATAGTAAAGAAGAAATTCAACAATTGGCTGCTTTGGTTAAAAAGCACGATTTATTCTTGATTGCCGATGAAGTTTACCGCGAATTTGCTTATGACGGGTACAAACATTTTTCGGTAATGAACGAAGAAAGTATCGCTGAAAATGCCATTATGATTGATTCTGTTTCAAAACGTTTCAGTATGTGTGGTGCACGCATTGGTTGTATTGTTTCTAAAAACAAAGAATTAATGGCAACTGCAATGAAATTTGCACAAGCACGTTTATCGCCGCCAACCTATGCTCAAATTGCATCTGAAGCCGCTTTAGATACACCTCAATCTTATTTTGATGACGTAATCAGTGAATATAAAGACCGCCGAGATACTTTGGTAAATGCTTTAAACGCCATTGACGGTGTGCAGGTTGCTATGCCAAAAGGTGCGTTTTACTGTATTGCAAAATTACCTGTTGCAAACGCAGAAGATTTTGCTAAATGGTTGTTAGAAGCTTATGATTTAAATGGCGAAACAGTTATGGTTGCACCAGCCGCAGGATTTTATTCAACTCCGGGCGTTGGTTTAAACGAAGTTCGTTTGGCTTATGTTCTTAATAAAGAAGATTTAATTAAATCTGCCGAAATAATTAAAGAAGCATTGAAGGTTTATAATAAATAG
- the bshB1 gene encoding bacillithiol biosynthesis deacetylase BshB1: MKLDILAFGAHPDDVELGCGATIAKEISLGKKVGIVDLTRGELGTRGSAEIRDREAAKAAEILGVSVRENLNFRDGFFLNDDAHQLEIIKMIRKYQPEIVLCNAIDDRHIDHGKGSKLVSDACFLAGLRRIETSINGASQTEWRPKLVYHYIQWKNIEPDFVVDVSEFMQTKLDAVMAYSSQFYDPNSTEPASPIATKNFTESIEYRAKDLGRLVFADYAEGFTVERYLAVNSLADLK; the protein is encoded by the coding sequence ATGAAATTAGATATATTGGCATTTGGTGCACATCCAGACGATGTTGAATTGGGGTGCGGTGCAACAATAGCAAAGGAAATTTCGTTAGGGAAAAAAGTAGGAATTGTAGATTTAACCCGAGGCGAATTAGGAACGCGTGGATCGGCTGAAATTCGAGATAGAGAAGCGGCTAAGGCAGCCGAAATTTTGGGAGTATCGGTTAGAGAAAACCTTAATTTTCGTGATGGTTTCTTTTTGAATGATGATGCGCATCAGTTAGAAATCATTAAAATGATTAGAAAATATCAGCCGGAAATTGTTTTGTGTAACGCCATTGATGACAGACATATTGATCACGGTAAAGGAAGTAAATTAGTGTCTGATGCTTGTTTTTTAGCAGGATTAAGAAGAATTGAAACTTCGATTAATGGAGCCAGTCAGACAGAATGGCGACCAAAATTAGTATATCATTACATACAGTGGAAAAATATTGAACCTGATTTTGTTGTTGATGTTTCTGAATTTATGCAGACAAAATTAGATGCAGTTATGGCATACAGTTCGCAATTTTACGATCCAAATTCTACAGAACCTGCTTCGCCAATTGCAACTAAAAATTTTACCGAAAGCATAGAATATCGGGCGAAAGATTTGGGAAGATTGGTTTTTGCCGATTATGCCGAAGGTTTCACGGTAGAAAGATATTTGGCAGTCAATAGCTTAGCAGATTTAAAATAA
- a CDS encoding T9SS type A sorting domain-containing protein — protein sequence MKAIVLFIALLLNSSIYAQAQEVQLKSNDWYVYKVVLSNQVYLTPNNNELINLGANFTYSPNDDAILLNLCTNSSLIETIFIDDDKFTGVDWVSLAMLYCVEQENLTFNSKYNEFFIYNKQQPMFVFNYQINNLNNNIKELIITNELGDKAYFYSTYLSSPSYVLEKAKIYPNPVKSILNIELPAADYQNVLIDIYDITSKKLKSFKESWQENISLNIESLPAGNYLLELKIPNEPSRGHFVKMIKE from the coding sequence ATGAAAGCAATAGTTTTATTCATCGCGTTACTGTTAAATAGTAGCATATATGCACAAGCCCAAGAAGTACAATTAAAATCAAATGACTGGTATGTGTATAAAGTGGTATTGAGTAATCAGGTATATCTTACTCCAAATAATAATGAATTAATAAATTTAGGTGCCAATTTTACATATTCTCCAAATGATGATGCTATCTTACTTAATTTATGTACTAATTCTTCATTAATAGAAACGATTTTTATTGACGATGATAAATTTACCGGTGTTGATTGGGTTTCATTAGCAATGTTATACTGCGTGGAACAAGAAAACTTAACATTTAACTCTAAATATAATGAATTTTTTATTTATAACAAACAACAACCAATGTTTGTGTTTAATTATCAAATAAATAACCTTAATAATAATATTAAAGAATTAATTATTACTAATGAATTAGGAGATAAGGCTTATTTTTATTCTACCTATTTATCGTCGCCATCGTATGTTTTAGAAAAAGCAAAAATTTACCCAAACCCGGTAAAATCTATTTTAAATATTGAGTTGCCTGCAGCAGATTATCAAAATGTATTAATTGATATTTACGATATTACCAGTAAAAAACTTAAAAGCTTTAAAGAAAGTTGGCAAGAAAATATTAGCTTGAATATTGAAAGTTTACCTGCTGGAAATTATCTTTTAGAATTAAAAATACCTAATGAGCCCAGCAGAGGACATTTTGTTAAGATGATAAAAGAGTAA
- the ccsA gene encoding cytochrome c biogenesis protein, whose amino-acid sequence MSKIISFLSSTRLMAVLFIVFAAVMAIATFVENEYNTDTARILVYNTKWFEAIMLIFVFNFIGNIKRYKLWSWKKIDTLLLHLSFILILLGAFVTRYISFEGMMPIREGETVNQFYSDKTFLTVWVDGDLNGEPRRKSFEEQRFFSAALDKDNLISNFASNHFKIKDNFDKIPFEVEFKDFIMGAEEVFEETPDGKSYLKLVESSHGERHEHFIEEGTVESIHNILYSYNQQTEGAVNFFTNEKGEMQINTPFAGNYMVMATQAKGEVEANSTTPLNYRSMYDLQGVQFVMDRPMNGKKVLKSNGDFKAKNTTDALVLTVRSQGKEEEVTLMGSKGQMGVPQSFKIGELEFTLLYGSKVYTTPFQVKLNDFIATKYPGTERSYSAFESKVTIIDPDKSFDYRIYMNHVLDHKGYRFFQASFDPDEKGTILSVNHDFWGTWITYIGYTLLYIAMLCILFTKNTRFNDLRKKLNKIHSKKTALTIIGLLFGLFSATAQHSHNKPSTAQVDSLLVKTTVSQEHADLFGSIIVQDAGGRMKPINTFSSELLRKVSKDDHFRGMDSDQVMLSITQFPQLWYHVPIINLPRGNDSIRSLIGIPTDTKFAALANFFDDKGNYKLDQFLDEAHQARVKNKFQEDFIAADEKVNLLYSAVSGQILKIFPIPGHENDKWVSYLELNEIGMKETDSAFIYMKNILPMYTMSLLKSIENKDFKASNDLLTSIKNFQKKNGSNVLPSDDKIKAEILYNKYDIFKKLYSYYMLVSVLMFIVVIIRIFKDNKALKFATKFFIGISVFLFVLHTAGLIARWYVSGHAPWSNAYESMIFVGWATMLFGLIFGRKSNITTASTAFVVGMILWSAHLNWTDPSIGTLQAVLDSYWLMIHVSIIVGSYGPFTLGMMLGVVALLLMIFTTKGNKAKMELNLKEITYINEMALTIGLVMLTIGNFMGGQWANESWGRYWGWDPKETWALISIMVYAFVIHMRFVPALRGLWIYNLISVLAFYSIMMTYFGVNFYLSGLHSYAKGDQVVTPTFVWISVACIGLLAIPAYFKYKKYYKK is encoded by the coding sequence ATGAGCAAAATTATCTCTTTTTTGTCATCTACAAGGTTAATGGCTGTTTTATTCATTGTTTTTGCAGCCGTTATGGCAATTGCAACCTTTGTAGAAAATGAATACAACACCGATACAGCACGAATTTTAGTTTACAACACCAAATGGTTCGAAGCCATTATGTTAATTTTTGTTTTTAACTTTATTGGCAATATTAAACGTTACAAATTATGGAGTTGGAAAAAAATAGACACTTTATTACTTCATTTATCGTTTATTTTAATTTTATTAGGTGCCTTTGTTACCCGATACATTAGTTTTGAAGGAATGATGCCTATACGCGAAGGCGAAACCGTTAACCAGTTTTATTCTGACAAAACTTTTTTAACCGTTTGGGTTGATGGAGATTTGAATGGCGAACCTAGACGTAAATCATTTGAAGAACAACGCTTTTTCTCGGCGGCACTTGACAAAGATAATCTTATTAGCAATTTTGCCTCAAATCATTTTAAAATTAAGGACAATTTTGATAAGATTCCATTCGAAGTTGAGTTTAAAGACTTTATAATGGGTGCCGAAGAAGTGTTTGAGGAAACACCCGACGGGAAAAGTTATTTAAAATTAGTAGAATCGAGCCACGGCGAACGCCACGAACATTTTATTGAAGAAGGTACGGTTGAAAGCATTCACAATATTTTATACTCTTACAACCAACAAACCGAAGGTGCCGTAAACTTCTTTACCAACGAAAAAGGCGAAATGCAAATCAATACTCCTTTTGCGGGAAATTATATGGTGATGGCAACGCAAGCAAAAGGTGAAGTCGAAGCTAATTCTACTACTCCGCTAAACTATCGTTCTATGTACGATTTACAAGGTGTTCAGTTTGTAATGGATCGACCAATGAACGGTAAAAAAGTATTAAAATCAAACGGAGATTTTAAAGCAAAAAACACAACCGATGCGTTGGTATTAACCGTTCGTTCGCAAGGAAAAGAAGAAGAAGTTACCTTAATGGGATCTAAAGGACAAATGGGGGTTCCGCAATCATTCAAAATTGGCGAATTAGAATTTACGTTATTGTACGGATCTAAAGTTTACACTACACCTTTTCAAGTTAAATTGAACGATTTTATTGCAACGAAATATCCCGGAACAGAAAGAAGCTATTCAGCGTTTGAAAGTAAAGTAACCATTATTGATCCTGATAAATCATTTGATTACCGCATTTATATGAACCACGTTTTAGATCATAAAGGCTACCGCTTTTTTCAGGCATCTTTTGATCCTGATGAAAAAGGAACGATACTTTCTGTAAACCACGATTTTTGGGGCACCTGGATTACCTATATTGGTTACACCTTATTATATATTGCTATGTTGTGCATTTTATTTACTAAAAACACGCGTTTTAACGATTTACGTAAAAAACTAAACAAAATTCACAGTAAAAAAACTGCTTTAACCATTATTGGTTTATTATTTGGATTGTTTTCGGCAACGGCACAACATTCGCACAACAAACCTTCTACGGCACAAGTTGATTCTCTGCTTGTAAAAACAACCGTTTCACAAGAACACGCAGATTTGTTTGGCTCTATTATTGTTCAGGATGCCGGCGGACGTATGAAACCCATCAACACATTTTCGTCTGAATTGTTACGTAAAGTAAGCAAAGACGATCATTTTCGCGGTATGGATTCTGATCAGGTAATGCTTTCTATCACACAGTTTCCACAATTGTGGTATCACGTACCAATCATTAATCTTCCAAGAGGAAACGATAGTATTCGTTCATTAATTGGTATTCCTACTGATACTAAATTTGCTGCATTAGCTAATTTTTTTGACGACAAAGGAAATTACAAATTAGATCAATTTTTAGATGAAGCACATCAGGCTCGGGTTAAAAATAAATTTCAGGAAGATTTTATTGCAGCCGATGAAAAAGTAAATTTATTGTATTCTGCTGTTAGTGGTCAAATACTAAAAATTTTCCCTATTCCAGGGCACGAAAACGACAAATGGGTTTCGTATTTAGAATTGAATGAAATTGGAATGAAAGAAACTGATTCTGCTTTCATTTATATGAAAAACATTCTTCCAATGTACACCATGTCGCTTTTAAAATCTATTGAAAATAAAGATTTTAAAGCTTCAAACGATCTTTTAACATCTATAAAAAACTTTCAAAAGAAAAACGGAAGTAATGTTTTACCAAGCGATGATAAAATAAAAGCAGAGATTTTATACAACAAATACGACATCTTTAAAAAACTTTATTCATACTATATGTTGGTATCGGTTTTGATGTTTATTGTAGTTATTATCCGCATTTTTAAAGATAACAAAGCATTAAAATTTGCAACTAAATTTTTTATTGGTATTAGTGTTTTTCTTTTTGTATTACACACAGCGGGTTTAATTGCACGTTGGTATGTTTCAGGGCATGCACCATGGTCTAATGCTTACGAGTCTATGATTTTTGTTGGGTGGGCAACCATGTTGTTTGGTTTAATTTTTGGAAGAAAATCTAATATAACAACTGCATCTACAGCCTTTGTTGTAGGAATGATTTTATGGTCTGCTCACTTGAATTGGACTGATCCTTCGATAGGAACCTTACAAGCCGTTTTAGATTCGTACTGGTTAATGATCCATGTATCAATTATTGTGGGTAGTTACGGTCCATTTACTTTAGGTATGATGTTAGGTGTTGTTGCGTTGCTTTTAATGATTTTTACAACTAAAGGTAACAAAGCTAAAATGGAACTAAACCTTAAAGAAATCACTTATATTAACGAAATGGCGTTAACCATAGGCTTGGTAATGTTAACCATTGGAAACTTTATGGGCGGACAATGGGCAAACGAAAGCTGGGGACGTTACTGGGGTTGGGATCCTAAAGAAACCTGGGCATTAATTTCTATTATGGTGTATGCCTTTGTAATTCACATGCGTTTTGTACCGGCTTTACGCGGCTTATGGATTTACAATTTAATTTCTGTTCTTGCCTTTTACAGCATTATGATGACCTATTTTGGTGTGAACTTTTATTTGTCAGGATTACATTCATACGCCAAAGGAGATCAGGTGGTAACACCTACTTTTGTATGGATATCGGTAGCTTGCATTGGATTACTGGCAATTCCGGCTTATTTTAAATACAAAAAATACTATAAGAAATAA
- the menD gene encoding 2-succinyl-5-enolpyruvyl-6-hydroxy-3-cyclohexene-1-carboxylic-acid synthase, giving the protein MNYPEIPLAQSILQLFKAKEIKHIIISPGSRNAPLTIGFTNDSFFTCYSVVDERCAAFFAMGIAQQLNQPTALLCTSGSALLNYYPAVAEAFYSQIPLIVVSADRPTSKIDIGDGQTIRQRNVFENHSLFNANLLDEASAKNDELIQKAIFTAKNKKGPVHINAPFEEPLYNLISVPTYHALIVEEPSEKEEHNSNTVDFSIINHAAKIVVLIGSQNPETISKEHIDFLANLPNVVILTEINSNVHHSKIVSNIDTLITTFLEDDFKSFQPDLLLTFGGMIVSKRIKALFRKYPPKNHWHIDELRAYNTFGALTKHFTVSANQFIKEIKTNILIKPSDFSEKIQTIMINRKKGHRSYLSTIPFSDLKSFQIIWNHLPENIQLQISNSAVIRYAQLFETSESIDVYCNRGTSGIDGSTSTAIGASVISKKPTVLISGDISFFYDSNALWNNYIPENFKIIIINNSGGGIFRILPGHVENKTFNTFFETEHNLTAEHLAKMYQFNYLTANNEEELSVALKLLFSQNNQPQILEVFTPSKINRDLLRNYFTSIS; this is encoded by the coding sequence ATGAATTATCCTGAAATACCTTTGGCTCAAAGCATTTTACAACTTTTTAAAGCAAAGGAAATCAAACATATCATTATATCACCCGGTTCGCGCAATGCACCTTTAACTATTGGTTTTACAAACGATTCTTTTTTTACCTGCTACAGCGTTGTTGATGAACGTTGTGCTGCCTTTTTTGCAATGGGTATTGCCCAGCAATTGAATCAGCCAACAGCTTTGTTATGTACATCGGGATCGGCGTTGTTAAATTATTATCCTGCGGTTGCCGAAGCTTTTTACAGCCAGATTCCATTAATTGTAGTTTCTGCAGATCGTCCTACTTCTAAAATTGATATTGGCGATGGACAAACAATTCGTCAGCGAAATGTTTTTGAAAATCATTCGCTTTTTAATGCCAATTTATTAGATGAGGCTTCAGCAAAAAACGACGAATTGATTCAGAAAGCAATTTTTACAGCAAAAAATAAAAAAGGACCAGTACACATTAATGCTCCGTTTGAAGAACCTTTGTATAATCTAATAAGCGTCCCGACTTACCATGCTTTGATTGTAGAAGAACCATCAGAAAAAGAAGAACATAATTCAAATACTGTTGATTTTTCAATTATAAACCATGCTGCTAAAATAGTGGTATTAATTGGATCTCAAAATCCTGAAACAATCTCAAAAGAACACATTGATTTCCTTGCAAATTTGCCTAATGTAGTTATTTTAACCGAAATCAATTCTAACGTACATCATTCTAAAATTGTGTCTAATATTGATACCTTGATTACCACATTTTTAGAAGATGACTTTAAAAGTTTTCAACCCGATTTATTGTTAACATTTGGCGGAATGATTGTTTCTAAACGCATTAAAGCATTATTTAGAAAGTATCCACCCAAAAATCACTGGCATATTGACGAATTAAGAGCATATAATACTTTTGGTGCATTGACCAAACATTTTACTGTTTCAGCAAATCAATTTATCAAAGAAATTAAAACCAACATTTTAATAAAACCATCTGATTTTTCTGAAAAAATTCAGACAATAATGATCAATCGTAAAAAAGGACATCGATCTTATTTAAGTACAATTCCTTTTTCAGATTTAAAATCGTTTCAGATTATTTGGAATCATTTACCTGAAAATATTCAGCTACAAATCAGCAACAGTGCCGTAATTAGATATGCACAATTGTTTGAAACCAGTGAAAGTATTGATGTTTACTGCAATCGTGGTACAAGCGGGATTGACGGATCAACATCTACAGCCATTGGTGCATCGGTTATTTCAAAGAAACCTACTGTGTTAATTTCGGGCGACATAAGTTTCTTTTACGACAGTAATGCACTGTGGAATAACTACATACCTGAAAATTTTAAAATAATCATTATCAACAACAGCGGCGGTGGAATTTTTAGAATTTTACCCGGGCATGTTGAAAACAAAACCTTTAACACGTTTTTTGAAACAGAGCATAATTTAACTGCCGAACATTTGGCTAAAATGTATCAATTTAATTATTTAACTGCCAACAACGAAGAAGAATTAAGCGTGGCATTAAAATTGTTATTCTCCCAAAACAATCAACCGCAGATTTTAGAAGTTTTTACTCCAAGTAAAATTAATCGCGATTTGTTGCGAAATTATTTCACAAGTATATCATAA